From the genome of Candidatus Deferrimicrobium borealis:
TGCATCCCCGTCGTCCGCTCGTCGTAGACGTGCATCCGGTACATCCCGACGTTCCGTCGGCCCGTCTTCGGGTCCTTCGTGAAGACCAGCGGGAGCGTGATGAACGGGCCGCCGTCGCCGGGCCACGTCTTCACCACGGGAAGGAACGACAGGGAGGGACGGTCCAGCTCGACCACCTCCTGGCACGGGGCCGAGGAGACGGTCTTCGGGATGAAGTCGGCGAGCCGCGCGAGCTTCGGGAGCATCTTGAGCTTCTCGAGGAGATTCGTGGGGATCTCCGGTTCGGCCACCTCCCGGACGCGCTCCGCGATGTCGTCGAGGCGGGATACCCCCAGCGCGAAGCACATCCTCCCCATCGTGCCGAAGAGGTTCATCGCCAGCGGCACCGACGTCCCCCGGACGTTCTCGAAGAGGATCGCCGGACCCCCGGCCTTCACCGCGCGATCGGCGATCTCCGCCGCCTCGAGCTCCGGGGAGACCTCGGACGGGATGCGCTTGAGCTCGCCACGCGCTTCAAGGGCGGCGAGATAGTCGCGAAGGTCGCGAAACGCCATGGCCTCTCCTTTCCGACGGAAGACGGCGACAGGCCATCATACCACCGGAAATCTTTCGCTCCACCTTGACCGTGCGCAGACGGCAGGCGTAGGCTTGTGTCAGGAGGATATTCGAATTGAAGAAAACATCGAAACTGTTCAAGGCGCTCTCCGACGAGACCCGCCTGCGGATCCTGAAGATGCTCGAGGCGAGACCCCTGTGCGTGTGCGAGATCCAGCACGTGCTGAAGGGATCCCAGCCGAACGTGTCCCATCACCTGAAGACGCTCGCCGACGCGGGGTTGGTCGATTCGAAGCGGGACGGCCTGTGGATCGCCTACCGGATCGCGGATACGCCCGAAACCCCGCTGCACGCCGCCGCGCTGGCGCTCCTTCGCCGCTCGCTGAAAAACGACGAGCGGGTGAGGAAGGACCGGGCCGTCGTGAAAAGCGTCAACCGGAACGAGATCGCCCTCCGCAAGTAGCGCCGCCTACCCCCGTTCCCGCTTGAGGATCACCCGCGTCGCCCCCCACCCGCCGGCTTCGGACGGAGCGTCCGAATAGCTCTCGACGCGCGGATGCCGCGCGAGGAGCGCGCGCACCGCGGCCCGCTGGGCTCCCGTTCCCTTTCCGTGGATCACCCGCACCTCCCGGTACCCGTTCCCCGCCGCCGCTTCGATGTACTCTTCCACGACGGAGACCACGTCCCGCGGCGAGAAGGCGTGGAGGTCGATGCTCTCCTCCAACGGCACGGGGTGCGGGGGCGGTTCCCCGGGGAGATCCGGTCGTGTCACGGCCGGGGGGAAAGGACGGACGCCACCTGGTACGACGACGGGGCCGGCGGGGAGACGAAGAGCAGCGGGGTTTCGTTCCTCTGCGCGATCTCGCGCAGTTCCTCGAAGGGGATCCTCGCGAAGGCGGCCACGACCGCGGGGTCGAAGTGGGTGTCCGACTTCTC
Proteins encoded in this window:
- a CDS encoding metalloregulator ArsR/SmtB family transcription factor, with the translated sequence MKKTSKLFKALSDETRLRILKMLEARPLCVCEIQHVLKGSQPNVSHHLKTLADAGLVDSKRDGLWIAYRIADTPETPLHAAALALLRRSLKNDERVRKDRAVVKSVNRNEIALRK
- a CDS encoding Smr/MutS family protein produces the protein MPLEESIDLHAFSPRDVVSVVEEYIEAAAGNGYREVRVIHGKGTGAQRAAVRALLARHPRVESYSDAPSEAGGWGATRVILKRERG